Proteins encoded by one window of Oreochromis niloticus isolate F11D_XX linkage group LG17, O_niloticus_UMD_NMBU, whole genome shotgun sequence:
- the LOC100700746 gene encoding GTPase IMAP family member 4-like, translated as MVGKTGSGKSATGNTILGPDFFTSRFSSKSITVHCSKAEAVVDGQKVAVIDTPGLFDTTFGMDKAAKDFSQCIGYASPGPHIFLVVIKLGRYTEEEMLTVQKIQEAFGQAADKYSMVLFTGGDQLEDTSIEEFLGENLELQELVARCNGQYHVFNNKKNDRAQVTELLMKIRSIVQKNGGSHYTNEMFQEAEREIEEEKQRVLKEKEEQIRREREELEKKIQEKYEKEMEKITEQLQNEREKEQKEREEESAESAERQRQLQDMLKTIQEQRQRDAEDAHRKLWEAQQHSARLEAEKRKKKKNCVIL; from the coding sequence ATGGTGGGGAAGACTGGCAGTGGGAAGAGCGCCACAGGAAACACCATTCTGGGACCAGACTTCTTCACATCTAGGTTCAGTTCTAAGTCGATAACTGTTCACTGTTctaaagctgaagctgtggTGGATGGGCAGAAGGTTGCAGTCATTGACACCCCAGGCCTCTTTGACACCACCTTCGGCATGGATAAAGCAGCTAAAGATTTTTCCCAGTGCATCGGTTATGCTTCTCCTGGACCTCACATCTTTCTGGTGGTCATCAAGTTGGGCAGATACACTGAAGAGGAAATGCTGACGGTTCAGAAAATTCAAGAAGCCTTTGGCCAGGCAGCAGACAAATACAGCATGGTTCTCTTTACTGGTGGGGATCAACTTGAGGACACATCTATAGAGGAGTTCTTGGGGGAAAACTTAGAGCTGCAGGAACTCGTGGCCAGATGTAATGGCCAGTACCACGTCTTCAATAACAAGAAGAATGACCGAGCTCAGGTCACCGAGTTGCTCATGAAGATCAGAAGTATAGTTCAGAAGAACGGAGGAAGCCACTACACCAATGAGATGTTCCAAGAGGCTGAGAGAGAAATCGAGGAGGAGAAACAACGAGTCctgaaagagaaagaggagcaaATAcgcagagaaagagaagaactgGAGAAGAAAATCCAGGAGAAATatgagaaagagatggagaaaatcACTGAACAACTCcagaatgagagagagaaggagcagaaagagagagaggaggaaagtGCAGAGAGTGCAGAGAGGCAAAGGCagcttcaagacatgttgaaaaCAATACAGGAACAGCGTCAAAGAGACGCTGAAGACGCCCATCGAAAACTATGGGAAGCCCAACAACACAGTGCCAGACTtgaagctgaaaaaagaaagaaaaagaaaaattgtgtaatATTGTGA
- the LOC112842573 gene encoding nascent polypeptide-associated complex subunit alpha, muscle-specific form-like, producing MSAGGSGEPSQPQVSSAGGSGEPSQPQVSSAGGSELPVQPQAKSAGGSESPVQPQVSSAGGPESPVQPHATSAGGSESPVQPHATSAGGSEEPTQHHASSAGGPGGPSQHILMSADGPGKSVQRSPAELFPVPAASSPAAPSTPAASSTPAASTPAAAASSTPAAVPLPSGSAAVPLPSGPAPVSSSTSGPAPVSSSTPGPAPVSSSTPAAAASSTPAASSPAAVSLPSGSAAVSLPSGSAAVSLPSGSAAVSLPSGSASAPPSPGPASSDTSTPGPASSSPASSDSSTPGPASSKSGPDSSKSGLASSGPASSPPGPASSGPASSTPGPASVSSSTPSAPPSAGPAVATPSWNPTRPVPPRLCWPLSRPLIGHHGRRGRPPERDRRRCWHCSRPPDLLSGRRCRVHGRPPELFARRRRCRVHGRPPELFVRRRRCRVHGRPPDLFWPLYGRPPGRPPELFMDSC from the exons ATgtcagctgggggttcgggagaacccagccagccCCAGGtctcgtcagctgggggttcgggagaacccagccagccCCAGGTCtcgtctgctggagggtccgagttgcccgtccagcctcaagccaagtcagctggagggtccgagtcgcccgtccagcctcaagtgtcgtctgctggagggcccgagtcgcccgtccagcctcatgccacgTCTGCTGGTGGGTCCGagtcgcccgtccagcctcatgccacgTCTGCTGGTGGGTCAGAGGAGCCCACCCAGCACCACGCCTCGTCTGCTGGGGGCCCTGGAGGACCCAGCCAGCACATCCTCATGTCAGCTGACGGTCCGGGGAAGTCGGTTCAGCGGTCACCTGCTGAACTATTCCCCGTGCCTGCAGCATCATCGCCTGCAGCtccatccacgcctgcagcttcatccacgcctgcagcatccacgcctgcagccgcagcttcatccacgcctgcagccgtcccgctgccgtcaggttccgcagccgtcccgctgccgtcag GTCCGGCCCCCGTGTCTTCATCCACGTCAGGTCCGGCCCCCGtgtcttcatccacgcctggtccggcccccgtgtcttcatccacgcctgcagccgcagcttcatccacACCTGCAGCATCATCGCCTgcagccgtctcgctgccgtcaggttccgcagccgtctcgctgccgtcaggttccgcagccgtctcgctgccgtcaggttccgcagccgtctcgctgccgtcag gttccgcttctgctccgccttcgcctggtcctgcctcgtcGGACACGTCCACGCCTGGCCCTGCCTCGTCTAGCCCTGCCTCGTCAGACTCGTCCACGCCTGGCCCTGCCTCGTCCAAGTCTGGTCCTGACTCGTCCAAGTCTGGTCTTGCCTCGTCTGGCCCTGCCTCGTCCCcgcctggtcctgcctcgtctGGCCCTGCCTCGTCcacgcctggcccggcctctgtGTCTTCGTCCACCCCTTCTGCTCCGCCATCGGCTGGCCCTGCGGTTGCCACGCCGTCATGGAACCCGACTCGTCCTGTTCCGCCTCGCCTCTGctggccactttccaggccTCTAATTGGGCATCATGGCCGTCGAGGCCGGCCTCCTGAGAGGGATCGTCGCCGCTGCTGGCATTGCAGCCGACCTCCGGATCTGCTCAGTGGCCGccgttgccgtgtgcacggtcggcctccggaactgtttgcccgtcgccgccgctgccgtgtgcacggtcggcctccggaACTGTTTGTCcgtcgccgccgttgccgtgTGCATGGCCGACCCCCTGACCTGTTTTGGCCCCTGTATGGCCGACCTCCGGGTCGACCCCCTGAATTGTTCATGGACTCTTGTTGA